The Rhodamnia argentea isolate NSW1041297 chromosome 10, ASM2092103v1, whole genome shotgun sequence sequence AGCCGGGTCGACCCAACCGCCGAGTCGATCTCCTCCCTCAGCTTCTTGAGCATGTGAGGGTGTTTCAATAGCTCGGTTATGGCCCACTGCATGGATGCTGACGTGGTATCGACGCCGGCTATCAGAAGATCCTTTCGCCACGACGAAAGACACTGGTTATTACTCCAAATTTAGGATATATCTAGTTTGATTAGACGAAAAAGAGAGTGTTTTTTTATCAACTTACTAGGAAGAAATGCTTGATCTGATCTCTGGTCAACCTGGTCTCAGCATTTGGGTCTCTATACGTCTCCAACAAGATGTCCATCACATCTTTCTCCTCACTCGCCTCACCACAGTCATCCTCGTACTCCTTGATTATCTGCTCGATCAACGCATCGAACCTCCTCAGCGCTGTCCTCAGTCTCTTCCCGTTCCCGAACAGGTCAACGCGCTTCAACGGCCCGTGCACCTCCGCGAAGCTTAGCCTCGCGGCGCAAACCATCGTGTCCCTCACGATCTCTCTAATCTCTTGCGCTTGATGGTCGCTCCCCGAGCATCTCTTGCTCATCGCCATCCGACACAGCATGTTGTTCGTCAGGACGGTCAGCTTCGTGCTCAGGTCGCACGGCTCGCCGAGCCGGTGGCACTTCCACAAGGACCTCAAGAGCTTCATCGTCTCGTCCTCGCGTATGTGGGAGAACCGGTTGAGCTGCGGGCCGGCGAAGAGCTTGGTCATGCACAGCCGCTTCATGAACTTCCAGTACGCACCGTAAGGAGCGTTCACGAACTCGGCCTCCTTGAAGATGTTGTGGTGGGAGGACGCGAAGACGAACTTGGATGCGAACTTGACGTCGTGGGTCCTCAGGATCTGCTGTGCAGTGGCTGCATCCGAGGCGACCAGGAAGCGGGACGACCCGATGCTGATCTGCATGAGGGGGCCATAGCGGCGGGCTAGGGCCTCGAGGGACTTGGGCAGGGCGGAGCTGAGGAGGTGGAAGTGGCCAAGGATGGGGAGGGCCGGCGGGCTCGGGGGGCTTCGCGCGGGCTTTTTCTTGGATGAacggaagatgaagaagatgagagtggagaagaggaagaagaagaagaagaagaaaaaaagcaagaagatgTAGTCAGCGGAGTCAACGGCCATGGGAGATTTTGTGGTTTGTGGAGTAGTGGAGTACATGAATGGGTTTAGGATGATATATAATGGAACCTGGTTGACTATTTATACCGCTTTGGTACGTTGCTCGATATGGAAGAGACAAaataaaagagcaaaagaatTCAACGTGACCATACAATCCATGTTGAAAGTAAAAATGGCTGGAATTATTGTGATAAAGTGTAAATTTCTTGGATCTCAATGCATTGAAGTATTCTCCGAAACATACATATATCATTGAGGTATGCTTCCTTAGTAGTGGTGCAAGTTTTTCGTCCCTCgagtaaaatttggaaaatatttatgCCCGGGTGAAAGTGCGTGTGTGTTTTCGGGCTTGACTCTTATTCCCCATGTCATGGAAATTATATCTTCGCCCAATCGATGCATGATCTATGAAAGTTTTCTACTGGAAATTAAGCCCCGGGTTTGtaagagaaaattgtccaaaagctCCTgcacctattgcatttttatcaattcaatcttaatttttttaattttgctagttgaatccatcttgccaattttggcagggaatcaccgacgtggacgtctGTCTTCCTCTAGCGCTAACATGGataaattttactaatatttaaaaaaaaattgaaattttatattatattgTTTGAATTTGGAATTTGTGACCCTTGCCGACTTTGGCATGAGGCCGCAATGGCCTCGCCAAGGCTTCGACCGgcgaagacaaaaaagaaaaagaaaaagaaaaaacatttaaaaaaattaaaatgtcatttaaaattatccatgtaaGCACGGgacgtgccacataggacaatcggcatccacatcaacgatttctggccaaaattggctggatgtaCTCAATTGAAAagtgtgaaaaggtttagaactcgattggcaaaattaaagagtttagggctaaattgataaaagtacaatagatttaggaatttgttggataatttttccgatttATAATGTTACCCTAATCGGACATCTCTCATAGTGGAATCGTGTGCTCAAGCCATGCTTACGAACGTAGATGCGACGACAAACATCCTAAAACTAGATGGTTGACATTTTCCTCGTCTATTTCAATAGAAATAATGGATGAGCAACTTGAGATTTTCCTAAGTACACTCCTCCTTTTCGGTGGTCCAACGAGCCAAAAAGGACAGCCATCCGCGCATGTCCCTACATGGGATTATGAGTAAACTTATCGGGGTTGTTTTCACGTTCTTGTATCTCGTCGTAATCAGTGATTCAATCGATTTTAGATTATGTGTCCCTGTATTTACTTAGCTTTCGTAACTGAACATTTCATCATCCTCGAACCTAGACATTTGATGGGTCGCTTTCTCATATCGATTGAAAAAGGAACTTGTGAAAAAATTTCGGTGTGTATTGAATAAATAGATCATGCAATGCGTCGGTCCACATATACATTCACGGAGCTCTTGAGgtgacatgaaaataaaaatacaggTCTTTTCCATAGCTTTCGATCTATATTAGAAATATAAGTTGATGGTATAGATTTTCATAGCCaataattatagtaaaaaattagaTATCCAGTGGCTGAACTATAAGATAACATCGTTGTTATAAGATTGTTATTGTTTTGCGGTCTGGATTATTTATATGTATGCAATTTAGATGGACATGATTTATACTCCAAGCTGGACAGAATTACAAAACAAGTTATAGATCTATTGTtattttgtgtcaattcagttttaaaaaaaaaaattgtcaattaaatcataaaccttttacttttgtgctaattcagtccatccactaattttaatcaaaaatagATAACATTGATGCTGGTCGTTTTATGTGACCCGATTGACACcgatattgataatttttaataataatttaatattttttactgGATTCAGTCCATATAGTATAAAATAATAACACCCGTATGATATAGCTAAGAAAGCTATACAAATTTTCTTGGAACATGGCAAAGATGCTCGAGAAGCTCATTTCAAATGATTATTGATATCTCAAATGCCCATATAATAAAAGCTAAATCAAGTTCTTTCAGTTACGTACACCCATTAGGACAGAAATTTTACACGATATGCATGTTATTCCAACAGTTATTCGATCATAAATTACACAAAAAACTCGAGAACTTCTTACCTTGGAGTTAAATTCCTACTTGAAGGGGTCGAAATGCGTGATCGTACGGCACACGAGAGGGCTCGCCATGGCACCCGAAAATCCTGACCCTACATTTATATCGACATTCCCACCACCGTTGACTTCCCAGTCAAAGCATTGGGCCAGAGCCCCGACGACGACCTGCATCACCATCGAAGCCTGCGATGCACCCATGCACCCTCTCCTTCCACCTCCGAACGGCAGGTAGCTGAAATCTCGACCCCTCGATTCAATCTGGTCGAGCTGACCACCACCGTCGCCGGAGTTGACCAAGAACCTCTCCGGCACAAACGCGTCGGGATCACGCCA is a genomic window containing:
- the LOC115731935 gene encoding 3,9-dihydroxypterocarpan 6A-monooxygenase — its product is MAVDSADYIFLLFFFFFFFFLFSTLIFFIFRSSKKKPARSPPSPPALPILGHFHLLSSALPKSLEALARRYGPLMQISIGSSRFLVASDAATAQQILRTHDVKFASKFVFASSHHNIFKEAEFVNAPYGAYWKFMKRLCMTKLFAGPQLNRFSHIREDETMKLLRSLWKCHRLGEPCDLSTKLTVLTNNMLCRMAMSKRCSGSDHQAQEIREIVRDTMVCAARLSFAEVHGPLKRVDLFGNGKRLRTALRRFDALIEQIIKEYEDDCGEASEEKDVMDILLETYRDPNAETRLTRDQIKHFFLDLLIAGVDTTSASMQWAITELLKHPHMLKKLREEIDSAVGSTRLVHESDVPNLPYLRAVVKETLRLHTPGPLLRRKCNSNCEINGYDVKVGTNILINAYAIMHDPGTWEDPDEFVPERFMAGDGHGDGHHMELKGQDFHFLPFGSGRRSCIGVAHATIVMHTAIGGLIQCFDLEGGDKVDIKVVTGYSGTMANPLVCYPIGRLNPTVLHVK